A single genomic interval of Helianthus annuus cultivar XRQ/B chromosome 6, HanXRQr2.0-SUNRISE, whole genome shotgun sequence harbors:
- the LOC110864988 gene encoding dehydrogenase/reductase SDR family member on chromosome X, producing MTLVKELMEAIHFACTFSFWRMGILWTFALLYSYIKLRTQNIFTRKKTTYHRSAVSPLPPMASSSTSGKTFGRRLPICIITGGTSGLGAAAALALLKEGFFVVLAGRSSHKLSKVISDIRRKNKEAHLEGFKVDLSSFSSIMKFKNSLEKWLLDSDMHQSVQLLINNAGILATTSQLTNDGHERMMGTNYIGPFSLTQVLLPLLKNSPVPSRIVNVSSFTHRNVSSFRPDQETVSGRSFSEYKNYPCAEIYEYSKLCVLLFSYELHRQLHLTDGSQPVSVMAVDPGAVKTNIMRELPWFISQAAFASLWFLGLLQSRRVGVSSTLDAALAPPETSGLYFFGGNGRTVDSSALSYNIKLSRELWATSCDIFQDSLLIYNRDSVSSEKAD from the exons ATGACACTAGTAAAGGAGCTAATGGAAGCTATTCATTTTGCTTGCACCTTCTCATTTTGGAGAATGGGTATTCTATGGACGTTCGCGCTTTTATATTCCTATATAAAGTTGCGCACTCAAAACATATTCACCCGGAAAAAAACTACATACCACCGGTCTGCTGTTTCACCTTTGCCTCCAATGGCATCATCGTCAACATCAGGCAAGACATTTGGCAGACGTCTACCGATCTGCATCATCACTGGT GGAACATCGGGTTTGGGTGCTGCAGCCGCGTTAGCTCTTTTAAAGGAAGGCTTCTTTGTTGTTCTTG CTGGAAGATCTTCCCATAAGCTATCGAAG GTTATTTCTGACATCAGAAGGAAGAACAAAGAAGCGCATCTAGAAGGTTTTAAGGTTGACTTGTCATCCTTCTCATCGATAATGAAATTCAAAAACTCACTTGAAAAGTGGCTTTTGGACTCCGATATGCATCAATCAGTTCAGCTCCTAATAAATAATGCTGGTATACTGGCAACTACGAGTCAACTCACTAATGATGGTCATGAGAG GATGATGGGAACTAATTACATCGGGCCATTCTCTCTGACACAAGTTTTACTCCCGCTTCTAAAGAACAGTCCGGTACCTTCACGTATTGTTAACGTCTCATCCTTTACACATAGAAATG TTTCAAGCTTTCGGCCCGATCAGGAGACTGTTTCCGGAAGGAGCTTTTCAGAATATAAAAACTACCCTTGTGCAGAGATCTATGAGTACTCTAAAT TATGTGTTTTGCTATTCTCATATGAGCTCCATCGACAACTTCACCTCACAGACGGGTCTCAACCAGTCTCAGTAAT GGCTGTGGACCCCGGGGCAGTGAAAACCAACATTATGCGAGAACTACCGTGGTTTATTTCACAGGCTGCTTTTGCTTCCCTGTGGTTTTTGGGCCTTTTGCAGTCACGTAGGGTTGGTGTCTCTTCGACTCTTGATGCCGCCCTTGCTCCGCCA GAAACGTCCGGTTTATACTTTTTTGGCGGGAACGGTAGGACTGTTGATTCGTCTGCGCTATCTTACAATATCAAGCTTTCGAGAGAACTTTGGGCTACGTCTTGTGATATCTTccaagattctctgctgatttacAATAGAGATTCTGTTTCTAGTGAGAAGGCTGATTAA